Proteins from a single region of Chloroherpeton thalassium ATCC 35110:
- a CDS encoding alpha/beta fold hydrolase — protein sequence MSQLSTAHSVVYYEDTLETHPEVTGKPVVIFLNGWALSCRYWKPVVDALTPDYRCITLDQSGTGRTKVVHNQHKFNIPVFADEASELIEKLGIAGDHNMHIIGHSMGSMVATELHHRYPNATASVTIIACGIFDYSWWQMQMLSWFVETSMNFKWLFFLGSFKEAFVEKATSQPIGEAFEKIIVEDFLNTDTEAAKQVGTLSLDKGALDLYTAQSVSIDAPLLLCVGIDDKTIPPDGMVTLYERRQGTAASPTTLIQYPGTGHLPMLENTEEFVKNLREHFSQSAQFARKPVEPIAANAKS from the coding sequence ATGAGTCAATTATCCACAGCTCACAGCGTTGTTTATTATGAGGACACGCTTGAGACGCATCCTGAAGTCACGGGCAAACCGGTTGTCATTTTTCTAAACGGTTGGGCGCTTTCCTGCCGATATTGGAAGCCGGTTGTCGACGCTTTAACCCCGGATTATCGCTGCATCACGCTGGACCAAAGCGGAACAGGCCGCACCAAAGTGGTTCATAATCAACACAAATTTAATATCCCCGTTTTTGCCGACGAAGCCTCCGAACTGATTGAAAAATTGGGCATTGCCGGCGACCACAACATGCACATTATCGGGCACTCTATGGGCAGCATGGTTGCCACCGAGCTCCACCATCGCTATCCGAACGCCACCGCTTCGGTGACGATTATCGCTTGTGGCATTTTTGATTATAGCTGGTGGCAAATGCAAATGCTCAGCTGGTTTGTCGAAACTTCCATGAACTTCAAATGGCTGTTTTTCCTCGGCTCGTTCAAAGAGGCATTTGTGGAAAAAGCAACCTCACAGCCCATCGGCGAAGCGTTCGAAAAAATTATCGTTGAAGATTTTCTCAACACAGACACCGAAGCCGCTAAGCAAGTTGGAACGCTCTCGCTCGATAAAGGCGCGCTGGACTTATACACGGCGCAATCGGTTTCCATCGACGCGCCGCTCTTGCTTTGCGTTGGCATCGATGATAAAACCATTCCGCCCGACGGCATGGTCACACTCTATGAACGCCGCCAAGGAACAGCAGCTTCACCGACTACACTCATCCAATATCCTGGCACCGGCCACTTGCCTATGTTGGAAAACACGGAGGAATTTGTCAAAAACCTTCGGGAACATTTTTCGCAAAGCGCTCAGTTTGCCAGAAAACCGGTTGAACCAATTGCAGCCAACGCAAAAAGCTAA